The Oncorhynchus nerka isolate Pitt River linkage group LG24, Oner_Uvic_2.0, whole genome shotgun sequence genome has a window encoding:
- the LOC115107281 gene encoding gap junction beta-7 protein-like, translating to MSNWGFLENVLSGVNKYSTVIGRIWLSIVFIFRILVYVAAAEQVWKDEYNDFVCNTQQPGCENVCFDHFFPISQIRLWALQLIMVSTPSLLVALHVAYRENRESRHCKKLYEDKGRIDGGLLCTYILSLVFKTTFEVGSLLAFYFLYSGFDVPRLLRCSLDPCPNTVDCYISKATEKMVFLYIMGCTSILCIALNVSEMVYILSKQCWKCFSKRYIPIEERAHWHCNHTVPISNSSSTLHPTPNKDRMGSQDPATKGNQPFPS from the coding sequence ATGTCAAACTGGGGGTTTCTGGAGAACGTCCTGAGTGGGGTGAACAAGTACTCCACAGTCATCGGCCGCATCTGGCTCTCCATCGTCTTCATCTTCCGCATCCTGGTGTACGTGGCGGCTGCTGAGCAGGTCTGGAAGGACGAGTACAATGACTTTGTCTGCAACACCCAGCAGCCTGGCTGTGAAAACGTGTGCTTCGACCACTTCTTCCCCATCTCCCAGATCCGCCTGTGGGCCCTCCAGCTCATCATGGTGTCCACTCCATCCCTGTTGGTGGCTCTTCACGTGGCCTACCGTGAGAACAGGGAGAGCAGGCATTGCAAGAAGCTGTATGAGGACAAAGGTAGGATTGACGGAGGTCTGCTCTGCACCTATATCCTCAGCCTCGTCTTCAAGACTACCTTCGAGGTAGGCTCCCTCCTGGCCTTCTACTTCCTCTACAGTGGCTTTGATGTTCCCAGACTGCTTCGCTGCAGCCTGGACCCTTGCCCTAACACCGTAGACTGCTACATCTCCAAAGCCACTGAGAAGATGGTCTTCCTCTACATCATGGGCTGTACATCCATATTGTGTATTGCACTGAATGTCTCGGAGATGGTATACATCCTATCTAAACAGTGCTGGAAGTGTTTTAGCAAGCGGTATATCCCCATTGAAGAGAGAGCTCACTGGCATTGTAATCACACTGTCCCAATCAGCAACAGTTCCTCAACCCTTCATCCCACACCTAACAAAGATAGAATGGGCTCACAAGATCCAGCAACAAAGGGAAACCAACCCTTTCCCTCTTAA
- the LOC115107282 gene encoding small integral membrane protein 8-like gives MASGSGKEAPKEGDFRMPGLRGAKTATLFRSVNPELTVRPNKPVMAFGLVTISLCVGYLGYLHVTKENDPQLYEVIDSEGEENV, from the exons ATGGCATCTGGAAGCGGTAAGGAGGCTCCGAAAGAAGGGGACTTCAGGATGCCTGGCCTTAGAGGAGCGAAGACCGCCACGCTTTTCCGATCTGTCAACCCTGAGCTCACCGTTAGACCC AACAAGCCAGTGATGGCATTTGGACTTGTGACAATTTCCTTGTGTGTGGGCTACCTGGGATACCTTCATGTCACCAAAGAGAACGACCCGCAGCTGTATGAAGTTATTGACAGTGAAGGGGAGGAAAACGTCTAA
- the LOC115107644 gene encoding zinc finger protein 292-like, translated as MADEEAEQNLSAQTDSSATIVALREKLLKLAIALKNSTDSPTQSSTQYCQHFCQTLVEYAGRWRMEEEPLPLVEVYTVALLSYAQVSSCLSSQCENVPLVVERLSLSCIELLLSLPENFPDALWEEFKSSVQSAHSQLQENGITQLALLSAVAQETGVWTNSTLRSLLSNESPQTEEVHKFLRLEGPILLEMRVKHLIKENHMERAALLARACAECPEFEGKGHIFKQMYLVCLCSASAQEPLMEELSEVDCRDALEMICNLESEGDERGAFSLCSAFLTRQLLQGDTYCAWELTLFWSKLLKRMESSEETFLDSCRQMSLLSTTVFHILFFIKVIQSEVGKVGLPVCVDMCIRALQLESSDANNKATICKTISCLLPTDLEVKRACQLTEFLLEPTVDSYYAVETLYNEPDQKLEEENLPVSNSLRCELLLVFKTQWPFDPEFWDWKTLKRHCLTLMGEEASIVSSIDLLNDNEIPEAPEEEEDTAQGEEVFRDVTDYFVDTTHELNEITDKRRKIRETKKLREKGFISARFRNWQAYMQYCVLCDKEFLGHRIVRHAQTHYKDGLYRCPICAETFTSKDILEPHVASHVKLSCKERLAAIKTNKKLANPKTAAPVIAALKAKTENLLWKKDANSDSQEHNGESLQTESVQTKVSGLKTESSTEENTCPVVNCKKGFKYFRNLLVHVKAHRDNDEAKRFLEMQNKKVICQYCRRQFVNVTHLNDHLQVHCGVRPYICIQLNCKASFLSNTELLVHRKEHVVFKARCMFPRCGKIFNEAYKLYDHESQHYKTFTCKVPNCGKVFHSQSQLDLHQEEHVTKEEEYPATDTDLSHFLDRRMLSDQASFSEDVDEASHPSASVEVKHSIDNLLNASQGPVENDRRYMIQSEPPVKELYPYSERSVIRSTTNAQTHDPNQLRHRHQDTSENAACDYMRPKPHNPPLASYQYPGDLHHAQQPSVFQGQVQSFRKDGNYESRNYNSDYRVPVQEQQHPHMSVNMSASSQTSHYMSTPMPQILPSVSHTLLPLVTRLPATGCRTENTQGPLTSSPAPLHHQLPTTPAPQQHPLPATPAPQQHPLPATPAPQQYPLPATPAPQQHPLPATPAPQQHPLPTTPAPPQGERHHCALESCDRNYSSYRSVTKHMKAAHPEFYTEWKLVKRKTREHEKVRKAAPSSLPLIGNHNSVAPIQHQQVIQPTPPLYSNSNHSYASHSAAVQSQAFPNQMDNILDPIVLSQLGNNPNQYAPPSMPWQQTPGNNQIQNYHSQVYPSSNLQGMPQMGGGGMDVHVIPSGHMMRPNVERPAESLLPTTMDNVLQSVFPSYVDILKDSSLSNQLGNAALPYTPQTQSNLRSNFNPPERSRRMQKTNMESHVLAGNQLLARNNSESQDGTKNAAEKNQMGKKVKRNKRTKWPAIVKDGKFICSRCGREFTNPKSLGGHLSKRLHCKAYDTELLTADLPSSFLDLLNSEQLLNTQPPPASQYNPAAPYANDGEQPDEILKQIMVTPNIPNMFEPSAIPHPTFQNSYGPYGPAGRLPESTVIQHTGNVQVKTENESYTDGYLQQSCDPGFGSSAFYEPLLTQVLAENNPTVSLHRLPTDHIDNLLRAETLMKMKEVTGNSDSASNSGRLSNDGLLAAMASLAENLMTNPMLQITSPDPRPQHSPAATSIKPVETRRKSAEHNVKKRLREQILAGDFQRRSSVSGTSSTDTHASLNLVSSNPITNDVQHFGVRQSPQLSKMIDHGIPSVSSAQMNGAAPMKSFTNFREASSRHHDVPAPTCIVANDVDLGPNLTPANQQHWIMDIQTALERLDLDKQQVCDSTPTYSSTKPSCTDICNDTESFQPNVSKEKDTQIPDGCRKLFACESDNCTYRAMTKDAILKHLIKTHNYTNEMINSIKKSHGKFAPFSCQMCDKTFTRNSNLKAHCQTAHRLTQREIAELIMKRKSSNTVGFANNEDKPRVPSEPPLSGQIAKAPHSIMENIRRQHSLPDASQNQDMTVKNMFASGERIKQDYHPHPFKQQTSQGIADQRYHDNSLSMGMQPMQRMPMHDQTPLMLMSEYQINAHYSTIPQQPLMTPPGADQWSNGQHIPDPSRPMPTHYSQQSGGYLAERADSMTPAPSDPLQVCAPLLEKTSKIKLQRGPKPKVEKPKMEIPKKTKEKKSEANDSFSPYRPYRCVHQGCAAAFTIQHNLILHYRAVHQSALSICEMKNENDQNEEPDEKNGIKQEGVMEEEPEVEVTQVTELRCQVSDCSRVFQDVPNMLQHYLQLHKFSLDKAGSLMSNINLGRFRCDQQGCTASFIAFWKYIGHIEKEHDKAKLAKMEPVDGMFQCDVEGCDRAYATKSNLLRHTMKKHHDLYKLQLMNQRKSEDCEKSDSKNSHYQITKSSDGKENIEGNKKITQKGGDKKKTDKTEKNSWTKYGKPSLKTKDEASAMCIKKCKLQYPCMIKGCDSVMKSERSIMKHYMGHGLSERYLEEQRSHFIFCKKYPRRRNLRAARSDDSKSETSSEISDSEDTADTGLEGSEFDEYSKPVLRRKGKGELCDTKPSYDESSETASDGSVVVKRKRGSPRKSVFEKIVKRKRLTRSNAVYCGENGSDYDSSSTALTQDEMNDQSETLTSFKPMGFEVSFLKFLEQSSPSRNALKKRIRLRNATVLCKRSDTHLHYPKGFDTLEFRNPQKLTSLKNVKIVVDKSFSDVADTLLKQLQEMRPTVILEK; from the exons actctgGTGGAGTATGCTGGtcgatggaggatggaggaggagccCTTGCCCCTGGTGGAGGTGTATACAGTGGCCCTGCTGAGCTATGCCCaggtctcctcctgcctctcctctcagtGTGAAAACGTCCCCCTCGTAGTTGAACGTCTCTCACT GAGCTGTATAGAGCTGCTGCTCTCCCTGCCAGAAAACTTCCCAGATGCCTTGTGGGAAGAGTTCAAGTCATCTGTTCAG TCAGCACACTCCCAGCTGCAGGAGAATGGCATCACACAGCTGGCCCTCCTGTCTGCTGTGGCCCAGGAGACTGGTGTGTGGACGAACAGCACCCTGCGTAGTCTCCTCTCTAATGAGTCTCCACAAACAGAGGAGG TTCACAAGTTCCTTCGACTTGAGGGACCCATTCTGCTGGAGATGAGAGTAAAGCACCTTATTAAGGAGAACCACATGGAGAGGGCTGCACTGCTGGCAAGGGCTTGTGCAGAGTGTCCCGAGTTTGAAGGAAAAGGGCACATCTTTAAGCAGATGTACCTGGTCTGCCTGTGCTCTGCCTCAGCACAGGAACCACTAATGGAGGAG CTCTCCGAGGTCGATTGCCGTGATGCACTAGAAATGATCTGTAACCTGGAGTCggaaggggatgagaggggagccTTCAGCTTATGCTCAGCCTTTCTAACACGTCAGCTTCTCCAAGGAGACACTTATTGTGCCTG GGAGCTGACACTGTTTTGGAGCAAACTGCTGAAGCGGATGGAGTCCTCTGAAGAGACGTTCCTGGACAGTTGTCGTCAGATGTCTTTGCTGTCCACAACGGTCTTCCACATCCTCTTCTTCATCAAAGTCATTCAATCAGAG GTGGGTAAGGTTGGACTGCCAGTGTGTGTTGACATGTGCATACGGGCTCTTCAGTTGGAATCAAGTGACGCAAACAACAAGGCCACCATTTGCAAAACCATCTCCTGTTTGCTGCCCACTGATCTGGAGGTAAAGCGGGCCTGCCAGCTGACAGAGTTCCTCCTGGAACCCACAGTGGACTCCTACTACGCCGTGGAGACTCTGTACAATGAGCCAGACCAGAAGCTGGAGGAGGAGAATCTTCCTGTGTCTAACTCGCTCCGCTGTGAGCTCCTGCTGGTGTTCAAGACCCAGTGGCCTTTTGACCCTGAGTTCTGGGACTGGAAGACACTGAAGCGTCACTGCCTAACCCTTATGGGTGAGGAggcctccattgtgtcctccattGACTTGCTGAATGACAATGAGATCCCAGAGGcccctgaggaggaggaggacacagcccagGGTGAGGAAGTGTTCAGAGACGTCACAGACTACTTCGTGGACACCACACATGAACTGAATGAAATAACAGATAAAAGACGGAAAATCCGAGAGACAAAGAaactgagagagaaagggttCATCTCGGCCAGGTTTCGAAACTGGCAGGCATACATGCAGTACTGTGTTCTGTGTGACAAGGAGTTTCTGGGGCACAGGATTGTACGTCATGCACAGACTCACTACAAAGATGGACTTTATAGATGCCCGATATGCGCAGAGACCTTCACCTCAAAAGACATATTGGAACCACACGTGGCATCACACGTAAAGCTATCATGCAAGGAAAGACTAGCTGcaattaaaacaaataaaaaattagCTAATCCCAAAACGGCTGCTCCTGTTATTGCGGCTCTGAAAGCTAAGACTGAAAATCTACTTTGGAAAAAAGATGCAAACAGCGattcccaagaacacaatggGGAGTCGCTTCAGACAGAATCAGTTCAGACTAAAGTCTCTGGACTTAAGACCGAAAGCAGCACTGAGGAAAACACATGCCCTGTTGTAAACTGCAAAAAGGGATTCAAGTATTTCCGAAATCTTCTTGTTCATGTGAAAGCACATAGAGATAACGATGAAGCAAAGCGCTTCCTTGAAATGCAGAACAAAAAGGTGATTTGTCAGTATTGTCGTCGCCAATTTGTTAATGTCACACACCTTAACGATCATTTGCAAGTGCACTGTGGTGTCCGACCGTACATTTGCATACAGTTGAACTGCAAGGCCAGCTTTCTCTCCAACACAGAGCTGCTTGTACACAGAAAAGAACATGTCGTATTTAAAGCTAGATGCATGTTTCCTAGATGTGGGAAGATTTTCAATGAAGCCTATAAGCTTTACGACCATGAGTCACAGCATTACAAAACGTTCACCTGCAAAGTCCCTAACTGTGGAAAAGTGTTCCATTCTCAGTCACAGTTGGATCTGCACCAGGAGGAACATGTCACAAAAGAGGAGGAATACCCAGCTACAGACACTGACCTTTCTCATTTTCTGGACCGGAGGATGCTTTCTGATCAGGCTTCCTTCTCAGAGGATGTTGATGAGGCTTCTCATCCATCAGCATCTGTTGAGGTGAAGCACTCGATTGACAACTTGCTGAATGCTTCTCAAGGTCCTGTTGAGAATGATCGACGATACATGATTCAAAGTGAGCCACCAGTAAAAGAACTGTACCCATATTCAGAAAGATCTGTTATTCGGTCTACCACAAATGCACAAACACATGACCCAAATCAGCTGAGACATAGACACCAAGACACCTCAGAGAATGCTGCATGTGACTATATGAGACCCAAACCACATAATCCTCCATTAGCTTCATACCAATATCCTGGGGATTTGCATCATGCCCAACAACCAAGTGTGTTTCAAGGTCAGGTCCAGAGTTTTCGCAAAGATGGAAATTATGAATCCAGGAACTACAATTCTGACTACCGAGTACCAGTGCAAGAACAACAACATCCACACATGTCTGTTAACATGTCAGCATCAAGCCAGACCTCCCATTACATGTCAACTCCAATGCCTCAAATTCTCCCATCGGTCTCTCACACACTTCTTCCACTAGTAACTCGTTTGCCAGCCACTGGTTGCAGAACAGAGAATACACAGGGCCCGTTAACAAGCAGTCCTGCCCCACTGCACCACCAATTACCAACTACTCCTGCCCCACAGCAACACCCATTACCAGCTACTCCTGCTCCACAGCAACACCCATTACCAGCTACTCCTGCCCCACAGCAATACCCATTACCAGCTACTCCTGCCCCACAGCAACACCCATTACCAGCTACTCCTGCCCCACAGCAACACCCATTACCAACTACTCCTGCCCCACCCCAAGGAGAGAGACACCACTGTGCTTTGGAGTCATGCGATCGCAACTACAGCTCCTACAGAAGTGTTACCAAGCATATGAAAGCAGCTCACCCAGAGTTTTATACAGAATGGAAACTTGTTAAGAGAAAAACAAGGGAACATGAAAAAGTAAGAAAAGCTGCCCCGTCGAGTCTGCCTCTGATCGGGAACCATAACTCTGTTGCTCCAATACAACATCAACAGGTCATTCAGCCAACCCCGCCCCTGTACTCAAACTCAAACCACTCTTACGCTTCCCATTCAGCTGCTGTCCAAAGCCAAGCTTTCCCCAACCAAATGGACAATATCTTAGATCCCATTGTACTCTCCCAGCTAGGAAACAACCCCAATCAATATGCACCACCTAGTATGCCATGGCAACAAACACCAGGAAACAACCAAATCCAGAATTATCACTCACAAGTATATCCCTCCTCGAACCTGCAAGGGATGCCACAAATGGGTGGTGGAGGAATGGATGTTCATGTTATTCCATCCGGTCATATGATGCGACCTAATGTGGAAAGACCAGCAGAGTCACTGCTTCCAACAACTATGGATAATGTTCTTCAGTCTGTTTTCCCCTCTTATGTGGACATTCTGAAGGACTCAAGTCTCTCAAATCAGCTGGGAAATGCTGCACTTCCCTACACACCGCAGACTCAAAGTAATTTGCGTTCTAATTTCAATCCCCCTGAAAGGAGTCGAAGAATGCAGAAAACCAACATGGAATCACATGTCCTTGCAGGAAACCAATTGCTAGCTAGAAACAACAGTGAATCTCAAGACGGCACCAAAAACGCTGCTGAAAAAAACCAGATGGGCAAAAAAGTCAAGCGCAACAAAAGAACAAAGTGGCCTGCCATTGTTAAAGATGGAAAGTTCATTTGCTCTAGGTGTGGTAGAGAATTTACAAATCCCAAATCACTTGGAGGCCATTTGTCCAAACGTTTACACTGCAAAGCCTATGACACTGAGCTCCTGACAGCAGACTTGCCTTCATCATTTCTTGATCTTCTCAATTCAGAGCAACTTCTCAATACTCAGCCCCCACCAGCTTCACAGTATAACCCTGCTGCACCGTATGCAAATGATGGCGAACAACCCGATGAGATTCTTAAACAAATTATGGTTACTCCAAATATTCCCAATATGTTTGAGCCCTCAGCAATTCCCCATCCAACGTTCCAAAATTCTTATGGCCCCTACGGACCTGCTGGACGCTTGCCAGAAAGCACAGTCATACAGCACACAGGAAATGTCCAAGTGAAGACAGAAAATGAATCGTATACAGATGGTTATCTTCAGCAGTCATGTGACCCTGGGTTTGGCAGTAGTGCATTCTATGAGCCACTTCTCACTCAGGTGCTTGCAGAAAACAACCCCACTGTCTCACTTCACAGACTTCCCACAGACCATATTGATAATTTACTCAGAGCAGAAACACTGATGAAGATGAAAGAAGTGACGGGGAATTCTGATTCTGCCTCCAATTCGGGACGGCTGTCTAATGATGGACTTCTGGCTGCAATGGCTAGTTTGGCGGAAAACCTTATGACAAACCCCATGTTGCAGATCACCTCACCAGATCCTCGGCCTCAACACAGTCCAGCAGCAACAAGTATCAAACCGGTGGAGACACGGAGGAAGAGTGCGGAACATAATGTCAAGAAAAGATTGCGTGAACAGATTTTAGCTGGAGACTTCCAAAGAAGAAGCAGTGTATCTGGGACAAGCAGCACTGACACACATGCCAGTTTGAATCTGGTGTCATCCAATCCAATAACCAATGATGTACAACATTTTGGAGTGCGTCAAAGTCCTCAGCTTTCCAAGATGATTGATCACGGAATCCCCTCTGTATCATCTGCCCAAATGAACGGAGCAGCACCCATGAAGAGCTTTACTAATTTCAGAGAGGCTTCCTCTCGACACCACGACGTACCTGCACCTACCTGCATTGTTGCGAATGATGTTGATCTTGGTCCAAATCTAACACCTGCAAACCAACAGCATTGGATAATGGACATTCAGACTGCATTAGAGAGGCTAGACTTAGACAAACAACAGGTGTGTGATTCTACTCCAACATATTCCTCCACAAAACCTAGCTGCACTGATATTTGCAATGATACTGAATCATTCCAGCCTAATGTCTCAAAAGAGAAGGATACACAGATTCCTGATGGCTGTAGAAAGCTGTTTGCCTGTGAGAGTGACAACTGCACATACAGGGCCATGACAAAAGATGCTATTTTAAAACACCTCATCAAGACTCACAATTACACCAATGAGATGATCAATTCGATTAAGAAAAGCCATGGGAAATTTGCCCCATTCTCTTGTCAAATGTGTGATAAGACTTTTACCCGCAATTCAAACCTTAAGGCACACTGTCAGACAGCTCACAGATTGACACAGCGGGAGATTGCAGAACTAATCATGAAGCGCAAGTCAAGCAACACGGTTGGATTTGCTAATAACGAAGACAAACCACGTGTGCCTTCAGAGCCTCCTTTGTCTGGTCAGATTGCCAAAGCGCCCCACTCAATAATGGAGAATATTAGACGTCAACATTCACTCCCGGATGCGAGCCAAAATCAAGATATGACTGTAAAAAACATGTTTGCTTCAGGAGAAAGGATTAAACAAGACTACCACCCACATCCTTTCAAACAGCAAACTTCTCAAGGCATAGCTGACCAGAGATATCATGATAATAGCCTCTCCATGGGAATGCAGCCAATGCAAAGGATGCCCATGCATGATCAGACACCATTAATGCTAATGTCTGAATATCAAATTAACGCACACTACTCAACAATACCCCAACAGCCTTTAATGACCCCTCCTGGTGCAGATCAATGGTCCAATGGACAACACATACCAGATCCATCTCGGCCTATGCCTACTCATTACAGTCAACAATCTGGAGGCTACCTGGCAGAAAGAGCTGACTCAATGACGCCTGCTCCATCAGATCCCCTTCAGGTTTGTGCTCCCTTGCTAGAAAAAACATCCAAAATCAAGCTGCAGAGAGGACCAAAGCCTAAAGTAGAAAAGCCTAAAATGGAAATTCCCAAGAAGACTAAAGAGAAGAAGTCTGAGGCAAATGATTCTTTCAGTCCATACAGGCCATATCGCTGTGTTCATCAAGGATGTGCAGCAGCCTTTACAATTCAGCATAATTTAATCCTCCATTACAGGGCTGTCCATCAGTCTGCTCTATCTATATGTGAAATGAAAAATGAAAATGATCAAAATGAGGAACCGGATGAAAAAAACGGAATCAAGCAGGAGGGGGTTATGGAGGAGGAACCAGAGGTTGAAGTAACCCAAGTAACAGAACTCAGATGTCAAGTGAGCGACTGCTCGAGAGTATTCCAAGACGTTCCGAACATGTTGCAGCATTACCTCCAGCTTCACAAGTTCAGCCTGGATAAAGCAGGATCTCTGATGTCAAACATCAACCTAGGCAGATTCCGATGTGATCAGCAAGGGTGCACAGCATCCTTCATTGCTTTCTGGAAGTACATCGGACATATTGAAAAAGAACATGACAAGGCAAAACTTGCCAAAATGGAACCTGTGGATGGGATGTTCCAATGTGATGTCGAAGGCTGTGACCGTGCTTACGCTACAAAGTCAAACCTGCTGAGGCACACCATGAAAAAGCATCATGACCTTTACAAACTCCAACTGATGAACCAACGGAAAAGTGAAGATTGTGAGAAATCTGACTCCAAGAATTCACATTACCAAATAACTAAATCAAGCGATGGGAAAGAAAACATAGAGGGCAACAAAAAGATTACACAGAAGGGAGGTGACAAAAAGAAAACTGACAAGACAGAAAAAAATAGTTGGACGAAATATGGAAAACCCTCCTTGAAAACTAAGGATGAAGCGTCTGCAATGTGCATTAAGAAATGCAAGTTGCAATACCCCTGCATGATAAAGGGCTGTGATTCAGTGATGAAGTCTGAACGGAGTATCATGAAGCACTACATGGGGCACGGACTGTCCGAGCGATACTTAGAAGAGCAGAGAAGCCACTTCATATTTTGCAAGAAATACCCAAGACGTAGAAACCTCCGCGCTGCCAGGAGCGATGACTCTAAGTCTGAGACCTCCTCAGAGATATCCGACAGCGAGGACACAGCAGACACGGGCCTAGAAGGAAGTGAGTTTGACGAGTATTCAAAACCTGTGTTACGGAGAAAGGGGAAGGGCGAACTGTGTGACACCAAACCTTCGTACGATGAAAGCTCAGAAACTGCATCTGATGGTTCTGTGGTGGTGAAACGCAAGAGAGGAAGTCCACGGAAAAGTGTTTTTGAAAAAATTGTAAAACGCAAGAGGCTGACAAGGAGTAATGCGGTTTATTGTGGAGAAAATGGATCTGACTACGACTCCTCTAGCACTGCCCTTACCCAGGATGAAATGAACGATCAAAGTGAAACATTGACCTCATTTAAGCCCATGGGATTCGAGGTATCTTTCTTAAAGTTCTTGGAGCAATCAAGCCCATCTAGAAACGCTCTGAAGAAGAGGATAAGACTGAGAAACGCTACAGTGTTGTGCAAAAGGTCAGACACACACTTGCACTACCCAAAAGGCTTTGATACCCTTGAGTTCAGGAACCCTCAGAAGCTGACGTcacttaaaaatgtaaaaattgtAGTGGACAAATCCTTTTCGGATGTAGCTGATACTCTGCTGAAGCAGCTCCAGGAAATGCGACCCACAGTAATATTAGAAAAATAG